The proteins below come from a single Triticum aestivum cultivar Chinese Spring chromosome 5D, IWGSC CS RefSeq v2.1, whole genome shotgun sequence genomic window:
- the LOC123124836 gene encoding low molecular mass early light-inducible protein HV90, chloroplastic-like — protein sequence MATVMAMSSLAGAAAVLPRGSAGRLGAKSLPALGRRALVVRAQTEGPSAPPPNKSKTSTSIWDALAFSGPAPERINGRLAMVGFVTALAVEAGRGDGLLSQLGSGTGQAWFAYSVAVLSVASLVPLLQGESAEGRAGAIMNANAELWNGRFAMVGLVALAATEIITGAPFINV from the coding sequence ATGGCGACTGTGATGGCCATGAGCTCCTTGGCCGGTGCCGCCGCCGTCCTGCCGCGCGGCTCGGCAGGCCGCCTCGGCGCCAAGTCTCTGCCAGCGCTGGGCCGGCGCGCCCTCGTCGTCAGGGCCCAGACCGAGGGCCCCAGCGCACCACCGCCAAACAAATCCAAGACCAGCACCTCGATTTGGGACGCGCTGGCGTTCAGCGGCCCTGCGCCGGAGCGCATCAACGGACGCCTTGCCATGGTTGGCTTCGTGACGGCGCTTGCGGTGGAGGCAGGCCGCGGCGACGGGCTCCTCTCCCAGCTCGGCAGTGGCACCGGGCAGGCGTGGTTCGCCTACTCTGTGGCGGTCCTGTCCGTGGCGTCGCTGGTGCCACTGCTCCAGGGCGAGAGCGCCGAGGGCAGAGCCGGCGCCATCATGAACGCCAACGCGGAGCTCTGGAACGGCCGCTTCGCCATGGTTGGACTCGTCGCTCTGGCGGCCACCGAGATCATCACGGGCGCACCCTTCATCAATGTGTAA